In one Mycobacterium sp. NBC_00419 genomic region, the following are encoded:
- a CDS encoding SgcJ/EcaC family oxidoreductase, translating to MPSAEQITQTVHQYLDAVAKGDADTIATLYAADATVEDPVGGEVHIGRQAIRAFYTAVENASSQADIETLRVLGHEAAFYWTLAIHGMKISIISVMTFDAEAKIASMKAYWGPENISTS from the coding sequence ATGCCGAGTGCCGAGCAGATCACCCAGACCGTCCATCAGTACCTCGATGCCGTCGCCAAGGGCGACGCCGACACCATCGCGACGCTGTACGCCGCGGATGCCACCGTCGAGGATCCGGTCGGCGGCGAGGTGCACATCGGCCGCCAGGCCATCCGCGCCTTCTACACCGCGGTCGAAAACGCCAGCAGCCAAGCCGATATCGAGACGCTGCGGGTGCTCGGCCATGAGGCGGCGTTCTACTGGACGTTGGCCATCCACGGCATGAAGATCAGCATCATCAGCGTGATGACGTTCGACGCCGAGGCCAAGATCGCCTCGATGAAGGCCTACTGGGGCCCGGAGAACATCAGCACCAGTTAG
- a CDS encoding DUF4307 domain-containing protein — protein sequence MTESRTKLESRYGRQRMAPGTRRWLAIVLGVVALALGIVVAAVGYQRFEGNDVEGTMAAYEVLDSQTVSVTISVTRKDPSRPAHCIVRVRSRDGSETGRREILVAPSEQKTVQVTATVRSYKPPYVGDIYGCGMDVPSYLVSP from the coding sequence ATGACCGAGAGCCGCACCAAGCTGGAGTCGAGGTACGGCCGGCAGCGGATGGCACCCGGCACGCGGCGCTGGCTGGCCATTGTGCTGGGCGTGGTGGCCCTGGCCCTGGGAATCGTCGTCGCGGCCGTCGGCTACCAGCGCTTCGAGGGCAATGACGTCGAGGGCACCATGGCGGCCTACGAGGTCCTGGACAGCCAAACGGTGTCGGTCACGATCAGCGTGACTCGAAAGGACCCGTCGCGGCCCGCGCACTGCATCGTGCGGGTGCGTTCGCGCGACGGTTCCGAAACCGGCCGGCGCGAAATCCTGGTGGCGCCGTCGGAGCAGAAGACGGTGCAGGTGACGGCCACGGTCAGGTCCTACAAGCCGCCGTACGTCGGCGACATCTACGGCTGCGGCATGGACGTGCCGTCCTACCTGGTCAGCCCGTAG
- a CDS encoding cystathionine gamma-synthase: MSEQRSAADRHRAQGFATKAIHAGYRPDPATGAVNAPIYASSTFAQDGVGGLRGGFEYARTGNPTRAALEAVLAAVEDGTFGRAFSSGMAATDCALRAVLRPGDHLVIPDDAYGGTFRLIDKVFSQWGVEHTPVPLSDLDAVRAAITSRTRLIWVETPTNPLLSIADIAGIAQIASAAGLKVLVDNTFASPALQQPLSLGADIVLHSTTKYIGGHSDVVGGALVTNDEELDTKFAFLQNGAGGVPGPFDAYLTMRGLKTLELRMQRHSANAAQVAEFLVGHAAVSQVLYPGLPSHPGHEVAARQMRGFGGMVSVRMRGGADAARRLCSRTEVFILAESLGGVESLIEHPGAMTHASTAGSQLEVPDDLVRLSVGIEDPADLLGDLEQALS, encoded by the coding sequence ATGAGTGAGCAGCGCAGCGCCGCCGACCGGCACAGGGCACAGGGTTTCGCGACCAAAGCCATCCACGCCGGTTACCGGCCGGACCCCGCGACCGGTGCGGTCAATGCGCCGATCTACGCCAGCAGCACCTTCGCCCAGGACGGTGTGGGCGGCCTGCGCGGCGGGTTCGAATACGCCCGCACCGGCAACCCCACCCGCGCCGCGCTGGAGGCGGTGCTGGCTGCGGTCGAGGACGGCACCTTCGGGCGCGCGTTCAGTTCCGGCATGGCCGCCACCGACTGTGCCCTGCGCGCTGTCCTGCGACCCGGTGACCACCTGGTGATCCCCGACGACGCCTACGGCGGCACGTTCCGGCTCATCGACAAGGTGTTCAGCCAGTGGGGCGTCGAGCACACGCCGGTGCCGCTGTCGGATCTCGACGCGGTGCGCGCGGCGATCACCAGCCGGACCCGCCTGATCTGGGTGGAGACACCGACCAACCCGCTGCTGTCGATCGCCGACATCGCCGGGATCGCCCAGATCGCCTCTGCCGCTGGGTTGAAGGTGTTGGTGGACAACACCTTTGCGTCCCCCGCGCTGCAGCAGCCGCTGTCCCTGGGCGCCGACATCGTGCTGCACTCGACGACGAAGTACATCGGCGGGCACTCCGACGTGGTCGGTGGCGCACTGGTGACCAACGACGAGGAACTGGACACCAAGTTCGCGTTCCTGCAGAACGGCGCCGGCGGTGTGCCGGGCCCGTTCGACGCCTACCTGACCATGCGCGGCCTCAAGACGTTGGAACTGCGGATGCAGCGGCACAGCGCGAACGCCGCGCAGGTCGCCGAATTCCTCGTCGGCCATGCCGCGGTGAGTCAGGTGCTCTACCCGGGCCTGCCGAGCCATCCGGGCCACGAGGTCGCCGCCCGACAGATGCGTGGATTCGGCGGCATGGTCTCGGTACGGATGCGTGGCGGTGCCGATGCGGCACGCCGGTTGTGCTCGCGCACAGAGGTTTTCATCCTCGCGGAATCCCTCGGTGGGGTCGAGTCGCTGATCGAGCATCCGGGTGCGATGACCCACGCCTCGACGGCGGGCTCGCAACTGGAGGTGCCCGACGACCTCGTCCGGCTCTCGGTCGGCATCGAAGACCCGGCCGATCTGCTGGGCGACCTCGAACAGGCCCTAAGCTAA
- the mca gene encoding mycothiol conjugate amidase Mca, protein MTELRLMAVHAHPDDESSKGAATLARYANEGHRVLVVTLTGGERGDILNPAMDLPEVRGRIADVRRDEMAKAAEILGVEHRWLGFVDSGLPEGDPLPPLPEGCFADVPLEEPVAELVKLIRDFRPHVMTTYDENGGYPHPDHIRCHQVSVAAYEAAADHRLHPDAGDPWSVSKLYYNHGFLRARLQMLQDEFAKNGQEGPFAKWLESWDPEIDVHAGRVTTRVPCSDYFHVRDEALKAHATQIDPSGFFFATPIEWQQRLWPTEEFELARSRVPATLPEEDLFAGIEIFE, encoded by the coding sequence GTGACCGAACTGCGGTTGATGGCCGTTCACGCCCACCCGGACGACGAGTCCAGCAAGGGTGCGGCGACCTTGGCGCGCTACGCAAATGAAGGCCACCGGGTGCTGGTGGTGACGCTGACTGGCGGGGAGCGCGGCGACATCCTCAACCCGGCGATGGATCTGCCGGAGGTGCGTGGCCGCATCGCCGACGTCCGCCGCGACGAGATGGCCAAGGCCGCCGAGATTCTCGGCGTCGAGCACCGGTGGTTGGGATTCGTCGACTCCGGACTTCCCGAGGGCGACCCGCTGCCGCCGCTGCCGGAGGGCTGCTTCGCGGATGTGCCGCTGGAAGAACCCGTTGCCGAGCTGGTCAAGCTCATCAGGGACTTCCGCCCCCACGTCATGACCACCTATGACGAGAACGGTGGCTATCCGCACCCGGATCACATTCGCTGCCACCAGGTTTCGGTCGCCGCCTACGAGGCGGCGGCCGATCACCGGTTGCATCCCGACGCCGGGGATCCGTGGAGTGTCAGCAAGCTGTACTACAACCACGGCTTCCTGCGTGCGCGCCTGCAGATGTTGCAGGACGAGTTCGCCAAGAACGGCCAGGAGGGCCCGTTCGCGAAGTGGCTGGAGAGCTGGGACCCGGAGATCGACGTGCACGCCGGGCGGGTGACCACCCGCGTTCCATGCTCGGACTACTTCCACGTCCGCGACGAGGCGCTCAAGGCGCACGCCACCCAGATCGACCCCTCCGGGTTCTTCTTCGCGACACCCATAGAGTGGCAGCAGCGGTTGTGGCCCACCGAGGAGTTCGAACTGGCTCGCTCACGGGTGCCCGCGACCCTGCCCGAGGAAGACCTGTTCGCCGGAATCGAGATATTCGAGTGA
- the coaA gene encoding type I pantothenate kinase: MARLSEPSPYVEFNRTEWRGLRMSTPLKLTEDELTGLRGMGEQIDLLEVEEVYLPLARLIHLQVAARQRLFAATAEFLGEPQQNPDRPVPFVIGVAGSVAVGKSTTARVLQALLARWEDHSRVDLVTTDGFLYPNAELGRRNLMHRKGFPESYNRRSLMRFVTSVKSGADQVCAPVYSHLIYDIVPGEKHVVTHPDILILEGLNVLQTGPTLMVSDLFDFSVYVDARIEDIEHWYIERFLALRSGAFANPASHFHHYAGLSDNQAVAAARDIWSSINRPNLIENILPTRPRATLVLRKDADHAINRLRLRKL, translated from the coding sequence ATGGCGCGGCTGAGCGAACCCAGCCCCTACGTGGAGTTCAACCGGACTGAGTGGCGCGGACTGCGCATGTCGACCCCGTTGAAGCTCACCGAGGACGAGCTGACCGGGCTGCGCGGTATGGGCGAGCAGATCGACCTGCTCGAGGTCGAAGAGGTCTATCTGCCGCTGGCCCGATTGATCCATCTGCAGGTTGCCGCGCGCCAGCGGTTGTTCGCCGCAACCGCGGAGTTCCTCGGCGAGCCGCAGCAGAATCCCGACCGGCCGGTGCCGTTCGTGATCGGCGTGGCGGGCAGCGTGGCCGTCGGCAAATCGACCACCGCACGCGTGCTGCAGGCGCTGCTAGCTCGCTGGGAGGACCACTCCCGCGTCGACCTGGTCACCACCGACGGATTCCTCTACCCCAACGCCGAGTTGGGCCGTCGAAACCTGATGCACCGCAAGGGTTTTCCAGAAAGCTACAATCGACGCTCACTGATGCGTTTCGTGACGTCGGTGAAATCCGGTGCCGATCAGGTGTGCGCGCCGGTGTACTCGCACCTGATCTACGACATCGTGCCGGGCGAGAAGCACGTCGTCACCCATCCGGACATCCTCATCCTGGAGGGGCTCAACGTCCTGCAGACCGGTCCCACGCTGATGGTCTCGGACCTGTTCGACTTCTCGGTGTACGTCGATGCCCGCATCGAGGACATCGAGCACTGGTACATCGAGCGGTTCCTGGCGTTGCGCAGCGGCGCATTCGCCAACCCCGCGTCGCACTTTCATCACTATGCGGGGTTGTCCGACAACCAGGCCGTCGCGGCCGCCCGCGACATCTGGAGTTCGATCAACCGGCCGAACCTCATCGAGAACATCCTGCCGACCCGGCCGCGCGCGACGCTGGTGTTGCGCAAGGATGCCGATCACGCGATCAACCGGCTGCGGCTGCGCAAGCTCTAA
- a CDS encoding GOLPH3/VPS74 family protein, with the protein MARIAEDLLLLLLDNAAAQPAIERGTLQRLMAAAVLLDLAYECRIRPALPQEPVDSDRLVALAGPPPADPVVRPALSLLLQAPMTPAQAIAKLRKRAEDDVLDQLLRTGQLHQVQLSSHRFRRNDYAWPMANRARVDRARSALLAALFDGQRPDPQTASIISLLHTVNALGGLLSLNERGWQWVVGRASEIASGTWVDDAQMADVNLAVTTAAIRAALA; encoded by the coding sequence GTGGCACGCATCGCCGAAGACCTGCTGCTGCTGCTTCTCGACAACGCCGCAGCCCAGCCCGCAATCGAACGCGGCACTCTGCAGCGGCTGATGGCCGCCGCGGTACTGCTGGATTTGGCCTACGAGTGCCGGATCCGGCCCGCGTTGCCGCAGGAGCCGGTGGACTCCGATCGGCTGGTCGCGCTGGCCGGCCCTCCCCCTGCGGATCCGGTGGTGCGCCCGGCCCTGTCACTGCTGCTGCAGGCGCCGATGACCCCAGCCCAGGCGATCGCCAAGCTCCGCAAGCGCGCCGAGGACGATGTGCTCGACCAACTGCTGCGCACCGGGCAGCTGCATCAGGTGCAGCTGTCCTCACATCGGTTCCGCCGCAACGACTATGCCTGGCCGATGGCCAACCGTGCCCGGGTGGACCGGGCGCGCTCGGCCCTGTTGGCGGCGCTGTTCGACGGGCAGCGGCCCGATCCGCAGACCGCGAGCATCATCTCGCTGTTGCATACGGTGAACGCACTGGGCGGCCTGCTGTCCCTCAACGAGCGCGGCTGGCAGTGGGTTGTCGGCCGGGCAAGCGAAATCGCCAGCGGCACATGGGTTGACGACGCTCAGATGGCCGACGTCAATCTTGCGGTGACGACGGCCGCGATCCGGGCCGCGTTAGCTTAG
- a CDS encoding RDD family protein: protein MTEQPPGPPPGNYPPPPPPPGGFPPPSGGGYPPPPPGGGYPPPPPPQGGYAPPPPGAGFGAPPLPGQPLGQLPQTAYTSWVTRAVAWIIDYIPYMIVVGIGYGIEAATQETACVTDSSEYNLGEFCATGNSTLGVAAFSLSVLVGLAYLLWNYGYKQGTTGSSIGKSIMKFKVVSEKTGQPIGFGLSIVRQLAHIVDAIICYIGYLFPLWDAKRQTLADKIMTTVCLPL from the coding sequence ATGACCGAACAACCACCTGGCCCCCCGCCTGGGAACTATCCGCCTCCTCCGCCGCCCCCTGGGGGCTTCCCGCCGCCGTCCGGTGGTGGCTATCCGCCACCACCGCCGGGTGGTGGCTATCCGCCTCCTCCGCCGCCGCAGGGTGGGTACGCACCCCCGCCTCCCGGTGCCGGGTTCGGAGCGCCGCCGCTGCCAGGGCAACCCCTGGGTCAACTGCCGCAGACCGCCTACACGTCGTGGGTCACCCGAGCTGTGGCGTGGATCATCGACTACATCCCGTACATGATCGTCGTGGGTATCGGCTACGGCATCGAGGCCGCCACTCAGGAGACTGCGTGCGTCACCGACAGCTCCGAGTACAACCTCGGGGAGTTCTGTGCCACGGGAAATTCGACGCTGGGCGTCGCGGCGTTCAGTCTGAGCGTGCTCGTCGGCCTCGCGTACCTGTTGTGGAACTACGGATACAAGCAGGGCACCACCGGTTCGAGCATCGGCAAGTCGATCATGAAGTTCAAGGTGGTCAGCGAGAAGACCGGTCAACCGATCGGCTTCGGTCTGTCGATCGTGCGGCAGCTGGCACATATCGTCGACGCGATCATCTGCTACATCGGTTACCTGTTCCCGCTGTGGGACGCTAAGCGGCAGACACTTGCCGACAAGATCATGACCACCGTTTGTCTACCCCTATAA
- a CDS encoding (2Z,6E)-farnesyl diphosphate synthase, producing MDIIPPRLKEPAYRLYEMRLRQELARSKSELPRHIAVLCDGNRRWARDAGHDDVSIGYRMGAAKIAEMLRWCADAGIEMATVYLLSTENLQRDPGELAALIEIITDVVEEICAPTNRWSVRTVGDLELLGEEPARRLRDAVDSTAGLPPSSFHVNVAVGYGGRQEIVDAVRALLSKELANGATAEQLIEAVTIDGISENLYTSGQPDPDLVIRTSGEQRLSGFLLWQSAYSEMWFTDAHWPAFRRVDFLRALRDYSRRHRRFGQ from the coding sequence GTGGACATCATTCCGCCTCGCCTCAAAGAACCGGCTTACCGGCTCTACGAGATGCGGCTGCGCCAGGAGCTCGCGCGCTCGAAGTCCGAGCTACCGCGGCATATCGCCGTGCTGTGCGACGGCAACCGGCGCTGGGCTCGTGACGCTGGTCACGACGACGTCAGCATCGGCTACCGGATGGGCGCGGCGAAGATCGCCGAGATGCTGCGCTGGTGCGCCGACGCCGGCATCGAGATGGCCACCGTGTACCTGCTGTCCACCGAGAACCTGCAGCGCGACCCGGGCGAGCTGGCCGCCCTCATCGAGATCATCACCGACGTCGTCGAGGAGATCTGCGCGCCGACCAACCGCTGGAGCGTCCGGACCGTCGGTGATCTGGAGTTGCTCGGCGAGGAACCCGCCCGCCGGCTGCGTGACGCGGTGGACTCCACCGCCGGCCTTCCGCCGTCCTCGTTCCATGTCAACGTCGCTGTCGGCTACGGCGGCCGGCAGGAGATCGTCGACGCCGTGCGCGCGCTGCTGAGCAAGGAACTGGCCAATGGCGCCACCGCCGAGCAGCTGATCGAGGCCGTCACCATTGATGGCATCTCGGAGAACCTCTACACCTCCGGGCAGCCCGACCCCGATCTGGTGATCAGGACCTCCGGCGAGCAGCGGCTGTCCGGATTCCTGCTGTGGCAGAGCGCCTACTCGGAGATGTGGTTCACCGACGCGCACTGGCCGGCGTTCCGGCGGGTCGACTTTCTGCGCGCGCTGCGGGATTACAGCCGCCGACACCGGCGCTTCGGGCAGTAG
- the greA gene encoding transcription elongation factor GreA: MTDTQVTWLTQESYDRLKGELDQLIANRPIIAAEINDRREEGDLRENGGYHAAREQQGQEEARIRQLQELLTTAKVGEAPKVSGVALPGSVVTVYYNGDESDTETFLIATRQDGIDHDKLEVYSPNSPLGASLLNAKVGETRSYTVPNGNIVKVSLVSAEPYQG, encoded by the coding sequence ATGACCGATACCCAGGTGACCTGGCTGACTCAGGAGTCATACGACCGGCTCAAGGGCGAGCTCGATCAGCTGATCGCCAATCGTCCGATCATCGCCGCCGAGATCAACGACCGGCGCGAAGAGGGCGACCTGCGCGAGAACGGCGGCTACCACGCTGCCCGCGAGCAGCAGGGCCAGGAAGAGGCGCGCATCCGCCAGCTGCAGGAGCTGCTGACGACGGCCAAGGTGGGCGAGGCCCCCAAGGTGTCCGGCGTGGCCCTGCCCGGCTCGGTCGTCACGGTCTATTACAACGGCGACGAGTCCGACACCGAGACCTTCCTGATCGCCACCCGCCAGGATGGCATCGATCACGACAAGCTCGAGGTCTACTCCCCCAACTCTCCGCTGGGCGCCTCGCTGCTCAACGCCAAGGTCGGCGAGACGCGGTCCTACACCGTGCCCAACGGCAACATCGTCAAGGTGTCGCTGGTCAGCGCGGAGCCCTACCAGGGCTAG
- a CDS encoding DUF885 domain-containing protein — translation MQPGTLIRDYLMLGLRFDRIEEGYVDSFTGDPALRRAVADESAPQPAELAREAQRLLGALPQVARTDSFTDQRADFIGAHLRALAFSARKFAGEPVGFVDEVQAYFDVRISRGDEDRYRAAHARIDEVLGGSGPLVERMAAHRSSDEIPPQRLEECIHAFSSALRDKVRATYPLPDAETIVYEVVTDKPWSGFNYYDGDYRSTVAVNADLKQQMANLPRLVAHESYPGHHTEHCRKEAGLVAGQDQQEQTIFLVNTPQCLMAEGLADLALYAAVGPGWGSWATDIYADLGLRFDGERAEALSEASAALADVRQDAALMLHDEHRDADDVAAFLQRWLLIDDTRARQSLRFLSSPLWRAYTSTYVEGYRLLRTWLDERPAGVGLTERFGRLLDEPLIPSSLK, via the coding sequence ATGCAGCCCGGCACCCTCATCCGCGACTACCTCATGCTCGGTTTGCGTTTCGACCGCATCGAGGAAGGCTACGTCGACTCGTTCACCGGCGACCCGGCGCTGCGCCGTGCCGTGGCCGACGAGTCCGCCCCGCAGCCCGCCGAGCTGGCCCGCGAGGCGCAGCGCCTGCTGGGGGCTCTGCCGCAGGTTGCGCGCACCGACAGCTTCACCGACCAGCGCGCCGACTTCATCGGCGCCCACCTGCGTGCCCTGGCCTTCTCGGCCCGCAAGTTCGCCGGTGAACCGGTCGGGTTCGTCGACGAAGTACAGGCCTACTTCGATGTGCGGATCAGCCGCGGTGACGAGGACCGCTACCGCGCCGCCCACGCCCGCATCGACGAGGTGCTCGGGGGTAGCGGGCCACTGGTCGAGCGGATGGCCGCTCACCGCAGTTCCGACGAGATCCCGCCGCAGCGCCTCGAGGAGTGCATCCACGCCTTCTCCAGCGCGCTGCGCGACAAGGTCAGGGCCACCTACCCGCTGCCCGACGCCGAGACCATCGTCTACGAGGTCGTTACCGACAAACCGTGGTCGGGGTTCAACTACTACGACGGCGACTACCGCTCGACGGTGGCGGTCAACGCCGACCTCAAGCAGCAGATGGCCAACCTGCCGCGGCTGGTCGCCCACGAGTCCTACCCCGGCCATCACACCGAGCACTGCCGCAAGGAGGCCGGCCTGGTCGCCGGGCAGGACCAGCAGGAGCAGACGATCTTCCTGGTCAATACCCCGCAGTGTCTGATGGCCGAAGGCCTTGCCGACCTGGCGCTCTACGCCGCGGTCGGCCCGGGCTGGGGGAGTTGGGCCACCGACATCTACGCCGATCTCGGTCTGCGCTTCGACGGCGAACGCGCCGAAGCGCTTTCGGAGGCCTCAGCCGCCCTGGCCGACGTGCGCCAGGACGCGGCGCTGATGCTGCACGACGAACACCGCGACGCCGACGACGTCGCCGCCTTCCTGCAGCGCTGGCTGCTGATCGACGACACCCGGGCGCGGCAGTCGCTGCGGTTTCTGTCCTCGCCGCTGTGGCGGGCCTACACGAGCACCTATGTGGAGGGCTACCGGTTGCTGCGGACTTGGCTCGATGAACGCCCCGCCGGGGTGGGACTCACCGAGCGTTTCGGGCGGCTGCTGGACGAGCCACTGATTCCGTCGTCCTTGAAGTAA
- a CDS encoding thioredoxin domain-containing protein, producing the protein MSPAGNTLGGATSPYLRQHADNPVHWQQWGPEALEDAARRDVPILLSIGYAACHWCHVMAHESFEDHEVAAAANADFVCIKVDREERPDLDAVYMNATMAMTGQGGWPMTCFLTPDGRPFFCGTYYPKAQFLQLLAAVADTWRTQRDDVEQASDQVAGELRRMAAGLPGGGPDINPALCDHAVEVILRDEDVDRGGFGQAPKFPPSALLEALLRNHERTGSPEALAAVARTAVAMARGGIYDQLAGGFARYSVDPDWVVPHFEKMLYDNALLLRAYAHWARRTGDPLARRVTAQTAAFLINDLAEGDMFTSSLDADAAGSEGSTYVWTPAQLAEVLGADDGAWAATVFNVTEQGTFEHGASVLQLLSDPDDVDRFDRVRAALLAARASRVQPPRDDKIVTAWNGLAITALAEASVALDDPSLLEAALRCAEAIVDLHIVDGRLRRASLGGVAGDSAAILEDHAALAAGLLSLYQLTADQSWLTTAAELISLALRHFADPDRPGRWFDSADDAEALMVRPADPLDGATPAGASLIAEALLTIGHMVDGDWAARYGDAAAGTLLAHSPLLAKAPRSAGHWLAVAEAAVRGPLQVAVSCESPDSALLAAARQVAPGGTIVVGGAVDSSPLLAGRDRVRGADAAYVCRGRVCDLPVTTARDLSEALGVSV; encoded by the coding sequence GTGAGTCCAGCGGGTAACACCCTGGGTGGGGCCACCAGCCCCTACCTGCGCCAGCACGCCGACAATCCGGTGCACTGGCAGCAGTGGGGCCCCGAGGCCCTCGAGGACGCCGCCCGCCGCGACGTTCCGATCCTGCTGTCCATCGGTTATGCCGCCTGCCACTGGTGCCACGTGATGGCCCATGAGTCCTTCGAGGACCACGAGGTGGCCGCGGCGGCCAACGCCGACTTCGTCTGCATCAAGGTCGACCGCGAGGAACGTCCCGACCTCGACGCGGTGTACATGAACGCCACCATGGCCATGACCGGTCAGGGTGGCTGGCCGATGACGTGTTTCCTGACCCCGGACGGCAGGCCGTTCTTCTGCGGCACCTACTACCCCAAGGCGCAGTTCCTGCAGCTGCTGGCCGCGGTCGCCGATACCTGGCGCACCCAGCGCGACGACGTCGAGCAGGCCTCTGATCAGGTCGCCGGTGAACTGCGGCGGATGGCCGCAGGCCTGCCCGGCGGCGGTCCGGACATCAACCCGGCGCTGTGCGACCACGCCGTCGAGGTGATCCTGCGCGACGAGGACGTCGACCGCGGCGGCTTCGGGCAGGCGCCGAAATTCCCGCCCTCGGCGCTGCTCGAGGCGCTGCTGCGCAACCACGAGCGCACCGGTTCGCCGGAAGCACTGGCTGCGGTGGCCCGCACCGCGGTGGCTATGGCGCGCGGCGGGATCTACGACCAGCTGGCCGGCGGCTTCGCGCGCTACAGCGTGGACCCCGACTGGGTGGTGCCGCACTTCGAGAAGATGCTCTACGACAACGCGCTGCTGCTGCGCGCCTACGCGCATTGGGCGCGACGCACGGGTGACCCGCTAGCCCGCCGGGTCACGGCGCAGACGGCAGCGTTCCTGATCAACGACCTGGCCGAGGGCGACATGTTCACCTCGTCGCTGGACGCCGATGCCGCGGGCTCGGAAGGCTCCACTTACGTGTGGACGCCTGCACAGCTGGCCGAGGTGCTCGGTGCGGACGACGGAGCTTGGGCTGCAACGGTTTTCAACGTTACCGAGCAGGGGACGTTCGAGCATGGCGCGTCGGTGCTGCAGCTGCTGTCGGATCCCGACGACGTCGATCGCTTCGACCGGGTGCGCGCCGCCCTGCTGGCCGCGCGGGCGAGCCGGGTGCAGCCGCCGCGCGACGACAAGATCGTGACGGCCTGGAACGGTCTTGCGATCACCGCGTTGGCCGAAGCCAGTGTGGCCCTTGATGATCCGAGCCTGCTGGAGGCCGCACTGCGGTGTGCTGAGGCGATCGTGGACCTGCACATCGTCGACGGGCGGCTGCGGCGGGCCAGCCTGGGCGGCGTGGCCGGTGACAGCGCGGCCATCCTCGAAGACCATGCCGCGCTGGCGGCCGGGCTGCTGAGCCTCTACCAGCTGACCGCCGACCAGTCCTGGCTGACGACCGCCGCGGAGCTGATCAGCCTGGCGCTGCGGCATTTCGCCGACCCGGACCGGCCGGGCCGCTGGTTCGACAGCGCCGATGACGCCGAGGCGCTGATGGTGCGTCCCGCCGACCCGCTCGACGGTGCGACACCTGCGGGGGCGTCGTTGATCGCCGAGGCGCTGCTGACCATCGGGCACATGGTCGACGGCGACTGGGCGGCCCGCTACGGCGACGCCGCCGCGGGCACACTGCTGGCGCACTCGCCGCTGCTGGCCAAGGCGCCCCGCTCGGCCGGGCACTGGCTGGCTGTGGCCGAGGCGGCCGTGCGCGGTCCGTTGCAGGTGGCCGTCTCGTGTGAGTCGCCGGATTCGGCTCTGCTGGCCGCCGCCCGGCAGGTCGCACCCGGCGGGACGATCGTCGTCGGCGGTGCGGTGGACTCGTCGCCGCTGCTGGCCGGACGGGACCGGGTGCGCGGCGCCGACGCGGCCTATGTGTGCCGCGGCAGGGTGTGCGATCTACCGGTGACAACTGCCCGGGATCTGTCCGAAGCGCTGGGCGTGTCCGTGTAG
- the trhA gene encoding PAQR family membrane homeostasis protein TrhA, which produces MTAGVDTTDPRRSQSSDAEDFPEAVVDAAVEFLGKPRLRGWIHVYAAVIAAIAGAALVSVSWSLESTRAGVATLIYTLTIVAMFTVSGTYHRVNWTSPNARKWMKRLDHSMIFIFIAGSYTPFAMLALPERSGAVLLTIVWSGAAAGVLLKCFWPSAPRWVGVPLYLLLGWVAVWFIVPIMNGAGVTAMVLLIVGGALYSIGGVLYALKWPNPWPTTFGHHEFFHACTAVAAICHYIAMWFAVF; this is translated from the coding sequence ATGACCGCAGGAGTCGACACCACCGATCCCCGCCGTTCCCAATCGTCGGACGCCGAGGACTTCCCCGAAGCCGTCGTCGACGCCGCCGTCGAATTCCTCGGAAAGCCGCGATTACGCGGCTGGATTCACGTCTACGCCGCCGTGATCGCGGCGATCGCCGGCGCAGCCCTGGTCTCGGTGTCGTGGTCGTTGGAGTCCACCCGCGCGGGCGTCGCCACGCTGATCTACACGCTGACGATCGTGGCGATGTTCACCGTCAGCGGCACGTATCACCGGGTGAACTGGACTTCACCGAACGCGCGCAAGTGGATGAAGCGCCTCGACCATTCGATGATCTTCATCTTCATCGCCGGCAGCTACACACCGTTTGCCATGCTGGCGTTGCCGGAACGCAGCGGCGCCGTTCTGCTCACGATCGTGTGGAGCGGGGCGGCGGCCGGTGTGCTGCTGAAGTGCTTCTGGCCCTCGGCCCCGCGGTGGGTCGGGGTTCCGCTCTACCTGCTGCTGGGCTGGGTCGCGGTCTGGTTCATCGTGCCGATCATGAACGGTGCCGGGGTCACGGCGATGGTGCTGCTGATCGTCGGCGGCGCCCTGTACAGCATCGGCGGTGTGCTCTACGCACTGAAGTGGCCCAACCCGTGGCCGACGACGTTCGGCCACCACGAGTTCTTCCACGCCTGCACCGCGGTGGCGGCGATCTGCCACTACATCGCGATGTGGTTCGCCGTCTTCTAA